In a genomic window of Callithrix jacchus isolate 240 chromosome 22, calJac240_pri, whole genome shotgun sequence:
- the PDCD5 gene encoding programmed cell death protein 5 isoform X1 has protein sequence MAEEELEALRRQRLAELQAKHGDPGDAAQQEAKHREAEMRNSILAQVLDQSARARLSNLALVKPEKTKAVENYLIQMARYGQISEKVSEQGLIEILKKVSQQTEKTTTVKFNRRKVMDSDEDDDY, from the exons ATGGCGGAAGAGGAGCTGGAGGcgctgaggaggcagaggctggctgaGCTACAGGCCAAGCACGGG gatcCTGGCGATGCGGCCCAGCAGGAAGCAAAGCACAG GGAAGCAGAAATGAGAAACAGTATTTTAGCCCAAGTACTGGATCAGTCAGCCCGGGCCAGGT taagtAACTTGGCACTTGTAAAGCCTGAAAAAACTAAAGCAGTAGAGAATTATCTTATACAGATGGCAAGATATGGACAAATAAGTGAGAAG GTTTCAGAACAAGGTTTAATAGAAATCCTTAAAAAAGTAAGCCAGCAAACAGAAAAGACAACAACAGTGAAA TTCAACAGAAGAAAGGTAATGGACTCTGATGAAGATGACGATTATTGA
- the PDCD5 gene encoding programmed cell death protein 5 isoform X2 — MAEEELEALRRQRLAELQAKHGDPGDAAQQEAKHREAEMRNSILAQVLDQSARARLSNLALVKPEKTKAVENYLIQMARYGQISEKFNRRKVMDSDEDDDY; from the exons ATGGCGGAAGAGGAGCTGGAGGcgctgaggaggcagaggctggctgaGCTACAGGCCAAGCACGGG gatcCTGGCGATGCGGCCCAGCAGGAAGCAAAGCACAG GGAAGCAGAAATGAGAAACAGTATTTTAGCCCAAGTACTGGATCAGTCAGCCCGGGCCAGGT taagtAACTTGGCACTTGTAAAGCCTGAAAAAACTAAAGCAGTAGAGAATTATCTTATACAGATGGCAAGATATGGACAAATAAGTGAGAAG TTCAACAGAAGAAAGGTAATGGACTCTGATGAAGATGACGATTATTGA